The following are from one region of the Chloracidobacterium sp. genome:
- a CDS encoding MBL fold metallo-hydrolase has protein sequence MNSTAVPETFKRPATPAVCYDSVMQLQVLGSGTSVPHFKRSSSAYWLETSGGSILLDCSPSSLHRMAAEGCDWASLDAIWISHFHLDHVGGLAPFLFGTKHAPETRSRAKPLRIFGPIGLQALLRRFDEANGYRLLEQPFPIDVIEVETLQPFEMVTGVRAVAAKTPHTTESHAIHIQDDDNVSLVFTSDTGFAEPLAALARHVDLLILECSFFKDKPIEKHLELAEAIFLIRKAAPKRALLTHFYPEWDNVVFAEAIARFDPHCEIIEATDGLRIELRRDDTNSKN, from the coding sequence TTGAATTCTACAGCAGTCCCTGAGACGTTCAAAAGACCGGCGACCCCGGCGGTCTGCTATGATTCAGTGATGCAGTTGCAAGTGCTCGGTTCGGGAACTTCGGTCCCGCATTTCAAACGAAGCAGCTCGGCATATTGGCTCGAGACCTCGGGCGGTTCGATACTCCTCGATTGCTCGCCCTCTTCGCTGCATCGGATGGCGGCTGAGGGATGTGACTGGGCATCGCTGGATGCGATCTGGATCTCACATTTTCATCTGGATCACGTCGGCGGCCTCGCCCCGTTTCTTTTCGGCACCAAACACGCACCCGAGACCCGATCGCGGGCGAAGCCGCTGCGCATCTTCGGCCCGATCGGCTTGCAGGCATTGCTGAGGAGGTTTGACGAAGCGAATGGTTATCGCTTGCTCGAGCAGCCATTCCCGATCGACGTCATCGAGGTCGAAACGCTGCAGCCATTCGAGATGGTCACCGGCGTAAGGGCCGTCGCGGCAAAAACGCCGCACACAACGGAAAGCCATGCGATCCACATACAGGACGATGACAATGTGTCTCTCGTTTTTACTTCGGACACCGGATTTGCCGAACCGCTGGCGGCGCTCGCCCGCCATGTCGATCTTCTCATCCTCGAGTGTTCGTTCTTTAAGGACAAACCGATCGAAAAGCACCTCGAACTTGCTGAGGCGATCTTTCTGATCCGCAAGGCCGCACCAAAACGCGCGTTGCTGACGCATTTCTATCCAGAATGGGACAATGTGGTTTTTGCCGAGGCGATCGCGAGGTTCGACCCGCATTGCGAGATCATCGAAGCAACCGACGGCCTGCGTATCGAACTGAGAAGGGACGACACCAATAGTAAGAACTGA